The following proteins come from a genomic window of Microbacterium sp. SY138:
- a CDS encoding transglutaminaseTgpA domain-containing protein, whose translation MTGSSAAFGDLPLRRWILDLGATTLLVLTALVGFWPTFAGPSFLPAAIGGILIGLAIAVITTWRHWGILIIAGLTIAAYFVFGGAFALPQTSILGFIPTIETLQKLALGTVTAWKQMLTTVAPVAAADGHLVVPFLLALVVTTVTASLALRLSQVAWALIPAGVLLMLVIALGTPEPAFPLVQGLVFAVVSMSWLALRQLWAPQNTAISVSEVDPSRAAHMRTRRLLAGVAVLAIAGGAGVATSAVANPAQPRHVFRDVIIPPFDIRDYPSPLQAFRKNVRDEADQTLFTVQGLPKGARVRTAVMDQFDGMVYNVTDGGPTSSSAFSPLRSNMSPDAEGVPVTLKVEIGAYRGVWMPTAGELSEIRFSGDDAEQLRRGTYVNTETGTAVSTTKLTKGDEYTVDAVMPNVPDDEQLAEVPFGKVSMPKPSNVPEELTALAAETIAGAETPIERVRALENFLSKEGFFSHGLEGEVISRAGHTAERISTLVGGEQMIGDDEQYAVAMALLAGQVDIPARVVMGYYPDEDKAGEATFAATGDNVHAWVEVNFEGLGWMAFNPTPPEDQVPNDQNTKPRVDPKPQVLQPPPPPQEPVDLPPTLPDDREAEDESLNLAGIIGAILVIGGISLGVIALLASPFIVIGAWKAAKRRSRRAAARTADRISGGWDELTDRAVDYGARIPPGGTRIEEAAVVASSLTVPQVTALAERADADVFGPAEPSPEDVESFWHEVDDIVGGLGKEAGFWKRLQARLSVRSLIGGTAISNGFQNLKDAAAVRVRREPGTIKNSTTPPSPESETS comes from the coding sequence ATGACCGGGTCCTCCGCCGCGTTCGGCGACCTCCCCCTCCGCCGTTGGATCCTCGACCTGGGAGCGACGACGCTCCTGGTCCTCACGGCCCTCGTGGGCTTCTGGCCGACGTTCGCCGGTCCGTCGTTCCTGCCCGCCGCCATCGGTGGAATCCTGATCGGCCTGGCGATCGCGGTCATCACGACCTGGCGTCATTGGGGCATCCTGATCATCGCGGGTCTCACGATCGCCGCGTACTTCGTGTTCGGCGGAGCTTTCGCTCTGCCGCAGACGTCGATCCTCGGCTTCATCCCGACCATCGAGACGCTGCAGAAGCTCGCGCTCGGGACGGTCACCGCGTGGAAGCAGATGCTCACCACGGTCGCCCCCGTCGCGGCGGCCGACGGACACCTCGTCGTCCCGTTCCTGCTGGCGCTGGTCGTCACCACCGTGACCGCCTCCCTCGCGCTCCGGCTGTCGCAGGTGGCGTGGGCCCTGATCCCGGCCGGCGTGCTGCTCATGCTGGTGATCGCGCTCGGCACGCCCGAACCCGCGTTCCCACTCGTGCAGGGACTCGTCTTCGCGGTCGTGAGCATGTCGTGGCTCGCCCTTCGCCAGTTGTGGGCACCGCAGAACACGGCGATCTCCGTCAGCGAGGTCGATCCCTCCCGCGCCGCGCACATGCGCACCCGGCGTCTGCTCGCCGGGGTGGCCGTGTTGGCGATCGCCGGTGGCGCGGGGGTGGCCACGAGCGCCGTCGCGAACCCGGCGCAGCCACGACACGTGTTCCGCGACGTGATCATCCCGCCGTTCGACATCCGGGATTACCCGAGCCCCCTGCAGGCGTTCCGGAAGAACGTGCGCGACGAGGCGGACCAGACGCTGTTCACGGTGCAGGGCCTGCCCAAGGGCGCGCGCGTGCGCACCGCGGTCATGGACCAGTTCGACGGGATGGTCTACAACGTCACCGACGGCGGGCCGACCTCGTCGAGCGCATTCAGCCCCCTGCGCTCGAACATGTCGCCGGATGCCGAGGGTGTCCCGGTGACGCTCAAAGTCGAGATCGGTGCGTATCGCGGAGTATGGATGCCCACCGCGGGCGAGCTGTCCGAGATCAGGTTCTCCGGCGACGATGCCGAGCAGTTGCGCCGCGGCACCTACGTGAACACCGAGACGGGCACCGCCGTCTCCACCACGAAGCTGACGAAGGGTGACGAGTACACGGTGGATGCCGTGATGCCGAACGTACCCGACGACGAGCAGCTCGCCGAGGTGCCGTTCGGCAAGGTGTCGATGCCGAAGCCGAGCAACGTGCCGGAAGAGCTCACGGCCCTCGCCGCCGAGACCATCGCCGGTGCCGAGACGCCGATCGAACGGGTGCGGGCCCTCGAGAACTTCCTCTCCAAGGAGGGCTTCTTCAGCCACGGGCTCGAGGGCGAGGTCATCTCCCGCGCCGGCCACACCGCCGAGCGCATCTCGACGCTCGTCGGCGGGGAGCAGATGATCGGTGACGACGAGCAGTACGCCGTCGCCATGGCGCTGCTCGCCGGGCAGGTCGACATCCCCGCCCGGGTGGTCATGGGCTATTACCCCGACGAGGACAAGGCAGGCGAAGCCACGTTCGCCGCCACCGGCGACAACGTGCACGCCTGGGTCGAGGTCAACTTCGAGGGACTCGGGTGGATGGCGTTCAACCCCACCCCGCCCGAAGACCAGGTGCCGAACGACCAGAACACCAAGCCGCGCGTCGACCCGAAGCCGCAGGTGCTGCAGCCGCCCCCTCCGCCGCAGGAGCCCGTCGACCTGCCACCCACCCTGCCCGACGACCGCGAGGCCGAGGACGAGAGTCTGAACCTCGCGGGCATCATCGGGGCGATCCTCGTGATCGGCGGCATCTCCCTCGGAGTGATCGCACTGCTGGCATCGCCCTTCATCGTGATCGGCGCGTGGAAGGCGGCGAAGCGTCGTTCCCGCCGCGCGGCCGCGCGCACCGCCGACCGCATCAGCGGCGGCTGGGACGAGCTCACCGACCGTGCTGTCGACTACGGCGCCCGCATCCCTCCCGGAGGCACGCGGATCGAAGAGGCGGCGGTCGTGGCGTCGTCGCTCACGGTCCCGCAGGTCACCGCCCTCGCCGAGCGGGCCGACGCCGACGTGTTCGGCCCCGCCGAGCCGAGCCCGGAGGATGTCGAGTCCTTCTGGCACGAGGTCGACGACATCGTCGGCGGACTGGGCAAGGAGGCCGGCTTCTGGAAGCGCCTCCAGGCGCGACTGAGCGTCCGCTCCCTGATCGGCGGCACCGCCATCTCGAACGGATTCCAGAACCTGAAGGACGCGGCGGCCGTGCGCGTCCGCCGCGAACCTGGCACCATCAAGAACAGCACGACGCCCCCGTCCCCCGAGAGCGAGACCTCATGA